One window of Pelmatolapia mariae isolate MD_Pm_ZW linkage group LG18, Pm_UMD_F_2, whole genome shotgun sequence genomic DNA carries:
- the usp33 gene encoding ubiquitin carboxyl-terminal hydrolase 33 — MPPVSSCDCPHLDCVGEITKEELIQKSHGQCQDCKVGGPNLWACLENGCAYVGCGESHADHSTVHSQDTRHNLTVNLTTLRVWCYACGKEVFLERKLGPHSPHSNSKPLPLPQNVGQDGNKAPGSPTSLRVPSNGGCEDIDMEMEEEDDIRARGLTGLKNIGNTCYMNAALQALSNCPPLTQFFLECGGLVRTDKKPALCKSYQKLVSDLWHKNRPSYVVPTNLFQGIKAINPMFRGYAQQDSQEFLRCLMDQLHEELKEQLPEPCDQSHGIAMDDSPEEDNHSQSDNDFQSCESCGSSERAENEVQGGNVLIDDTNEAEMLIPEQDEIQANREWQKEKNMINDLYRSGTNGITGGSTGVDIDKDVDTTTETTPIISSQGAIKVQGRASDCFPDIQMPNTTRPRSPVPMEGHIPKMSSSPPKAASGWPSLNPAHKKAMTTFSPPKNKRQKKYRSIISDVFDGTIVSSVQCLTCDRVSVTLENFQDISLPIPGKEDLAKLHSSTHQTSLVKAGSCGEAYAPQGWIAFVMEYIKSWFWGPVVTLQDCLAAFFARDELKGDNMYSCEKCKKLRNGVKFCKMQSLPEILCIHLKRFRHELMFSTKISTHVSFPLEGLDLQPFLAKDSSAQTTSYDLLSVICHHGTASNGHYIAYCRNDVNNLWYEFDDQSVTEVSEACVQNAEAYVLFYKKSNEDAVKERRRVSGLFNMMEPSLLQFYVSRQWLNKFKTFAEPGPISNDDFLCLHGGVPPNKATFIDDLVVMLPQNVWDHLYSRYGGGPAVNHLYVCHTCQTEIEKLEKRRKQELDMFVRLNKAFQEEESPVVIYCISMQWFREWEGFVKGKDNDPPGPIDNSKITVNKNGHLTLKQGADSGQISEETWNFLHSIYGGGPLLTVRPNISHQEVESSQSEEKIEVETRSV; from the exons GACACGAGACACAACCTCACGGTGAACCTGACCACACTTCGTGTGTGGTGCTACGCCTGTGGCAAGGAAGTTTTCCTGGAGCGTAAACTAGGTCCTCACTCACCCCACAGCAACAGCAAACCCCTCCCCTTGCCGCAGAACGTGGGTCAG GATGGCAACAAGGCCCCTGGGAGTCCTACCTCCCTGAGAGTGCCCTCTAATGGTGGCTGTGAAGACATAGACATGGAGATGGAAGAGGAAGATGACATACGTGCCAGAG GCCTGACAGGACTGAAGAATATAGGCAACACCTGCTACATGAACGCTGCCCTCCAGGCCCTGTCCAACTG CCCACCCCTGACACAGTTTTTTCTAGAATGTGGTGGCCTGGTGAGGACGGACAAGAAGCCTGCTCTTTGCAAAAGCTACCAGAAGCTGGTGTCAGACCTGTGGCACAAGAACAG ACCTTCCTATGTGGTCCCAACCAACTTGTTCCAGGGGATCAAAGCCATAAACCCCATGTTTAGAGGATACGCTCAGCAG GATTCCCAGGAGTTTCTGCGCTGCTTAATGGATCAGCTTCATGAAGAGCTGAAGGAGCAGCTACCTGAGCCCTGCGACCAGTCCCACGGCATCGCAATGGACGACAGTCCCGAGGAGGACAACCATAGCCAGTCAGACAATGACTTCCAGTCATGCGAGTCCTGCGGTAGCAGCGAGAGGGCCGAAAATGAAGTGCAGGGTGGGAATGTGTTGATAGATGACACCAACGAAGCAGAGATGCTGATTCCCGAGCAAGATGAGATTCAGGCCAATAGGGAGTGGCAGAAGGAGAAGAACATGATTAATGACCTGTATCGCTCCGGGACTAATGGCATTACGGGTGGAAGCACTGGAGTGGACATCGACAAAGATGTTGATACCACTACAGAGACCACGCCTATTATCAGCAGCCAGGGAGCCATCAAGGTTCAAGGCAGAGCGTCAG atTGCTTTCCAGATATCCAAATGCCAAACACCACAAGACCACGAAGTCCAGTCCCCATGGAGGGGCACATTCCCAAAATGTCCAGCAGTCCACCCAAAGCAGCCTCTGGCTGGCCCAGTCTGAACCCGGCACACAAGAAAG CAATGACCACATTCTCCCCGCCAAAGAACAAGCGCCAGAAGAAATATCGCAGCATCATCTCAGACGTGTTCGACGGGACCATTGTCAGCTCAGTACAGTGCCTCACCTGTGATCGG GTGTCTGTGACCCTGGAGAACTTCCAGGATATCTCGTTGCCCATTCCAGGGAAGGAAGACCTAGCCAAGCTCCACTCATCCACCCACCAAACCTCCCTGGTGAAAGCTGGCTCCTGTGGGGAAGCTTATGCACCACAGGGGTGGATAGCATTTGTCATGGAGTACATCAAGAG TTGGTTCTGGGGTCCAGTTGTTACACTACAAGACTGCCTTGCAGCTTTCTTTGCCAGAGATGAGCTAAAGG GAGATAACATGTACAGTTGTGAAAAATGCAAGAA ATTACGAAATGGAGTCAAATTTTGTAAAATGCAAAGTTTGCCAGAG ATCCTGTGTATTCACTTGAAGCGCTTCAGACACGAACTGATGTTCTCCACCAAGATAAGCACCCATGTGTCATTCCCCCTCGAGGGCCTGGACTTGCAGCCTTTCTTGGCCAAAGACAGCTCCGCCCAGACCACCAGCTACGACCTGCTGTCAGTCATCTGTCATCACGGCACTGCCAGCA ATGGCCACTACATAGCCTATTGCAGGAATGATGTGAACAATCTGTGGTATGAATTTGACGACCAAAGTGTGACTGAGGTGTCTGAAGCCTGTGTCCAGAATGCTGAAGCTTACGTGCTCTTTTATAA aaagagcaaTGAGGATGCAGTGAAAGAACGTAGGAGGGTGTCGGGCTTATTCAACATGATGGAGCCCAGCCTTCTGCAGTTCTACGTCTCCCGCCAGTGGCTTAACAAGTTCAAGACATTTGCCGAGCCAGGGCCCATTTCCAATGATGACTTCCTGTGTTTGCATGGAG GTGTGCCGCCCAACAAAGCGACATTCATCGATGACCTGGTAGTGATGCTGCCACAGAATGTGTGGGATCACCTTTACAGCAG GTACGGAGGGGGACCGGCTGTCAACCACCTGTATGTCTGCCACACGTGCCAGACTGAGATAGAAAAGCTGGAGAAAAGGCGTAAGCAAGAGCTGGACATGTTTGTCAGG CTGAACAAGGCGTTCCAGGAGGAGGAGTCTCCAGTGGTCATATACTGCATCAGCATGCAGTGGTTTCGTGAGTGGGAGGGCTTTGTCAAAGGAAAAGACAATG ACCCACCGGGACCTATCGACAATTCAAAGATAACAGTAAACAAGAACGGCCATTTAACACTCAAACAAG GAGCAGATTCAGGACAGATCTCTGAGGAAACGTGGAACTTCCTCCACTCCATCTACGGCGGTGGTCCGCTGCTGACGGTTCGACCGAACATCAGCCACCAGGAAGTAGAGTCGTCGCAATCAGAGGAGAAGATCGAGGTGGAGACTCGCTCCGTTTAA